Proteins from one Terriglobus tenax genomic window:
- a CDS encoding glycoside hydrolase family 172 protein, with product MKKLRQYFSIMLFSISGMHMNAQESGPLAHIADLRNSVTSHRASSFDKSGGNADAIRIKAGETAALADIAGAGSIRHIWITINSPSEFHLRELVLRMYWDGDSEPSVEVPIGDFFGTGFEYEAIPGGHTGQRYQSWQSMPLTVRGRALSSYFEMPFSKGARITVTNQGVTDVPSFYYQIDYQSYADTNPTSKQGRFHAQWRSEITRAVPLSESNGVNLDGKNNYLFMHAKGQGQLVGVILAIQGLSSGWWGEGDDMFFIDGATSPSTINGTGIEDAFGSAWQFADEFNYPFVGYSSKGNRDWSGAHVMYRFFLEDPIYFSKSIIAGIEHGHANDRRDLYTSVTFWYQKGHQTLDPLPPLKERLPRPFYRQEMLDRDLPN from the coding sequence ATGAAGAAGCTTCGACAATATTTCAGTATCATGCTTTTCTCTATCTCTGGCATGCATATGAATGCACAGGAATCAGGACCGTTGGCGCATATCGCCGACTTAAGAAACAGCGTCACATCTCATCGCGCTTCAAGTTTCGACAAGAGTGGAGGCAATGCTGACGCCATTCGAATCAAAGCTGGAGAAACAGCAGCACTCGCTGACATCGCCGGTGCTGGCTCGATTCGCCACATCTGGATCACCATCAATTCACCAAGTGAGTTTCATCTTCGAGAGCTCGTGCTGCGAATGTATTGGGATGGAGACTCAGAACCCAGCGTGGAGGTGCCGATCGGTGACTTCTTCGGCACGGGGTTTGAGTACGAAGCTATCCCCGGAGGACATACTGGACAGCGATATCAATCCTGGCAATCGATGCCTTTGACGGTGCGTGGACGCGCTCTGAGTTCGTACTTCGAGATGCCCTTCTCCAAAGGAGCACGCATCACGGTGACGAACCAGGGTGTAACTGACGTGCCCAGCTTCTATTACCAGATCGATTATCAGAGCTATGCGGACACAAATCCTACCTCAAAACAAGGCCGCTTCCATGCTCAATGGCGGAGCGAGATTACTCGTGCCGTTCCGCTTTCGGAGAGCAATGGCGTCAATCTCGACGGCAAGAATAACTATCTGTTTATGCATGCCAAAGGGCAGGGACAGCTTGTGGGAGTCATCCTTGCCATTCAGGGACTTTCCTCTGGCTGGTGGGGTGAAGGAGACGATATGTTCTTCATCGATGGAGCCACGTCTCCATCAACGATCAACGGTACTGGTATAGAAGACGCCTTTGGAAGTGCGTGGCAGTTTGCCGACGAATTCAACTATCCCTTCGTGGGATATTCGTCCAAAGGCAATCGGGACTGGAGTGGCGCGCATGTGATGTACCGTTTCTTTCTTGAAGATCCCATCTATTTCTCGAAGTCGATCATCGCAGGCATCGAACACGGGCACGCTAACGATCGGCGCGACCTCTATACGAGCGTTACCTTCTGGTACCAGAAAGGCCACCAGACGTTAGACCCGCTTCCACCGCTGAAAGAGCGGTTGCCCCGCCCCTTCTATCGCCAGGAGATGCTGGATCGTGATCTTCCGAACTAA